From a single Micromonospora carbonacea genomic region:
- the uvrA gene encoding excinuclease ABC subunit UvrA, whose amino-acid sequence MADRLIIRGAREHNLRDVSLDLPRDALIVFTGLSGSGKSSLAFDTIFAEGQRRYVESLSSYARQFLGQMDKPDVDFIEGLSPAVSIDQKSTSRNPRSTVGTITEVYDYLRLLYARVGEPHCPVCGERISRQSPQQIVDRVLAMAEGTRFMVLAPVVRGRKGEYVDLFAELQGKGYARARVDGVVHPLTEPPKLKKQEKHTIEVVIDRLTVKPGAKQRLTDSVEAALGLSGGLVLLDFVDLAEDDPDRERRYSEHLACPNDHPLAIEDLEPRVFSFNAPYGACPECTGLGTKKEVDPELVVPDPERTLREGAIQPWSSGHNLEYFLRLLEALGEAEHFDVDTPWRALPARAQKTILHGSGDQVHVRYRNKFGRERSYYTGFEGVVQWIERRHTDTESEWSREKYEGYMRDVPCAACGGARLKPEVLAVTLAGKSIAEVCNLSVGECAELLAGIELTDRQKMIAERVLKEINARLRFLLDVGLDYLSLDRPAGTLSGGEAQRIRLATQIGSGLVGVLYVLDEPSIGLHQRDNHRLIETLVRLRGLGNTLIVVEHDEDTIRTADWIVDIGPGAGEHGGRIVHSGSVPDLLANPESVTGAYLSGRREIPTPKGRRPQTPGRELVVHGAREHNLRNLTVSFPLGQLIAVTGVSGSGKSTLVNDILHAVLANQINGARHVPGRHTRVSGLEHVDKVVGVDQSPIGRTPRSNPATYTGVWDHVRKLFAETTEAKVRGYGPGRFSFNVKGGRCEACSGDGTIKIEMNFLPDVYVPCEVCKGARYNRETLEVHYKGKTVSDVLEMPIEEAAEFFSAIPAIHRHLKTLVDVGLGYVRLGQPAPTLSGGEAQRVKLASELQKRSTGRTVYVLDEPTTGLHFEDIRKLLMVLEGLVDKGNTVITIEHNLDVIKTADWLIDMGPEGGHRGGTVLATGTPEEVAEVPESHTGRFLRPVLGLDGEARGAKAATGRAAKANGTPARPRARKVAAAAR is encoded by the coding sequence GTGGCCGACCGACTGATCATCCGTGGCGCGCGCGAGCACAACCTGCGTGACGTCAGTCTCGACCTGCCCCGGGACGCCCTGATCGTCTTCACCGGGCTCTCCGGGTCCGGCAAGTCGAGCCTGGCCTTCGACACCATCTTCGCCGAGGGGCAGCGCCGCTACGTCGAGTCGCTGTCGTCGTACGCCCGGCAGTTCCTCGGCCAGATGGACAAGCCGGACGTCGACTTCATCGAGGGCCTCAGCCCCGCCGTCTCCATCGACCAGAAGTCCACCTCGCGCAACCCGCGCTCGACCGTCGGCACGATCACCGAGGTCTACGACTACCTGCGGCTGCTCTACGCGCGCGTCGGCGAGCCGCACTGCCCGGTCTGCGGCGAGCGGATCTCCCGGCAGAGCCCGCAGCAGATCGTCGACCGGGTCCTCGCCATGGCCGAGGGCACCCGGTTCATGGTGCTCGCCCCGGTGGTGCGCGGCCGCAAGGGCGAGTACGTCGACCTCTTCGCCGAGCTCCAGGGCAAGGGCTACGCGCGGGCCCGGGTCGACGGCGTGGTGCACCCGCTGACCGAGCCGCCGAAGCTCAAGAAGCAGGAGAAACACACCATCGAGGTGGTGATCGACCGGCTCACCGTCAAGCCGGGCGCCAAGCAGCGGCTGACCGACTCGGTCGAGGCGGCGCTCGGCCTCTCCGGTGGCCTGGTCCTGCTCGACTTCGTCGACCTCGCCGAGGACGACCCCGACCGGGAGCGCCGCTACTCCGAGCACCTGGCCTGCCCCAACGACCACCCCCTCGCGATCGAGGACCTGGAGCCCCGGGTCTTCTCGTTCAACGCGCCCTACGGCGCGTGCCCCGAGTGCACCGGCCTGGGCACCAAGAAGGAGGTCGACCCGGAGCTGGTCGTCCCCGACCCGGAGCGCACCCTGCGCGAGGGCGCGATCCAGCCCTGGTCGTCCGGGCACAACCTGGAATACTTCCTGCGCCTGCTGGAGGCGCTGGGCGAGGCCGAGCACTTCGACGTCGACACCCCGTGGCGGGCGCTGCCGGCGCGGGCGCAGAAGACGATCCTGCACGGCTCCGGCGACCAGGTGCACGTGCGCTACCGCAACAAGTTCGGCCGCGAGCGCTCCTACTACACCGGCTTCGAGGGCGTGGTGCAGTGGATCGAGCGCCGGCACACCGACACCGAGAGCGAGTGGTCGCGGGAGAAGTACGAGGGCTACATGCGCGACGTGCCCTGCGCGGCCTGCGGCGGCGCGCGGCTCAAGCCCGAGGTCCTCGCGGTCACCCTGGCCGGCAAGAGCATCGCCGAGGTGTGCAACCTGTCGGTGGGCGAGTGCGCCGAGCTGCTGGCCGGCATCGAGCTGACCGACCGACAGAAGATGATCGCCGAGCGGGTGCTCAAGGAGATCAACGCCCGGCTGCGGTTCCTGCTCGACGTCGGGCTGGACTACCTCTCCCTGGACCGCCCGGCCGGCACGCTGTCCGGCGGCGAGGCGCAGCGCATCCGGCTGGCCACCCAGATCGGCTCCGGCCTGGTCGGCGTGCTCTACGTGCTCGACGAGCCGTCCATCGGCCTGCACCAGCGCGACAACCACCGGCTCATCGAGACGCTGGTGCGGCTGCGCGGGCTGGGCAACACCCTGATCGTCGTCGAGCACGACGAGGACACCATCCGCACCGCCGACTGGATCGTCGACATCGGGCCGGGCGCGGGCGAGCACGGCGGGCGCATCGTGCACTCCGGGTCGGTGCCGGACCTGCTGGCCAACCCGGAGTCGGTGACCGGGGCGTACCTGTCGGGACGGCGGGAGATCCCGACGCCGAAGGGCCGCCGGCCGCAGACCCCGGGCCGGGAGCTGGTGGTGCACGGCGCGCGGGAGCACAACCTGCGCAACCTGACCGTGTCGTTCCCGCTGGGCCAGCTCATCGCGGTCACCGGGGTCAGCGGCTCGGGCAAGTCGACGCTGGTCAACGACATCCTGCACGCGGTGCTGGCCAACCAGATCAACGGCGCGCGGCACGTGCCGGGCCGGCACACGCGGGTCAGCGGCCTGGAGCACGTGGACAAGGTCGTCGGCGTCGACCAGTCGCCGATCGGCCGCACGCCCCGGTCCAACCCGGCGACGTACACCGGGGTCTGGGACCACGTCCGCAAGCTGTTCGCCGAGACCACCGAGGCCAAGGTCCGGGGGTACGGTCCGGGCCGGTTCTCGTTCAACGTCAAGGGCGGCCGGTGCGAGGCGTGCTCCGGCGACGGCACCATCAAGATCGAGATGAACTTCCTGCCCGACGTCTACGTCCCGTGCGAGGTGTGCAAGGGGGCCCGGTACAACCGGGAGACCCTGGAGGTGCACTACAAGGGCAAGACGGTCTCCGACGTGCTGGAGATGCCGATCGAGGAGGCGGCGGAGTTCTTCTCCGCGATCCCGGCCATCCACCGGCACCTGAAGACGCTTGTCGACGTCGGCCTGGGCTACGTCCGGCTGGGCCAGCCCGCGCCGACGCTCTCCGGCGGCGAGGCGCAGCGGGTCAAGCTCGCCTCCGAGTTGCAGAAGCGCTCCACCGGCCGGACGGTCTACGTGCTGGACGAGCCGACCACCGGCCTGCACTTCGAGGACATCCGCAAGTTGCTGATGGTGCTGGAGGGGCTGGTCGACAAGGGCAACACGGTGATCACCATCGAGCACAACCTCGACGTGATCAAGACGGCCGACTGGCTGATCGACATGGGGCCCGAGGGTGGCCACCGGGGCGGCACGGTGCTGGCCACCGGCACCCCCGAGGAGGTCGCCGAGGTGCCCGAGAGCCACACCGGCCGGTTCCTGCGCCCGGTGCTCGGGCTCGACGGGGAGGCCCGGGGCGCGAAGGCGGCCACCGGGCGGGCCGCGAAGGCCAACGGCACCCCGGCCCGCCCCCGGGCCCGCAAGGTCGCGGCTGCGGCCCGCTGA
- a CDS encoding Rieske (2Fe-2S) protein — MSDEQVQTGPATQTRRALLAGAGALGAAVVLSACGDDSDDSAGGDSAPSGGAAATGGTGDSGALASTADVPVGGGLILAAKGVVITQPEAGTFKGFDPICTHQGCPVSNVDGGTINCTCHMSKFSITDGSVKSGPATTALAAKELKVDGDQITLA, encoded by the coding sequence ATGAGTGACGAGCAGGTGCAGACCGGGCCGGCCACGCAGACGCGGCGCGCCCTCCTCGCCGGCGCCGGCGCGCTGGGCGCGGCGGTCGTCCTGTCGGCGTGCGGCGACGACTCCGACGACTCCGCCGGCGGTGACTCCGCCCCGAGCGGCGGCGCGGCGGCGACCGGCGGCACCGGCGACTCCGGCGCGCTGGCCAGCACCGCCGACGTCCCGGTCGGCGGCGGCCTGATCCTGGCCGCGAAGGGCGTGGTGATCACCCAGCCGGAGGCCGGCACGTTCAAGGGCTTCGACCCGATCTGCACCCACCAGGGCTGCCCGGTGTCGAACGTCGACGGCGGCACCATCAACTGCACCTGCCACATGAGCAAGTTCTCCATCACCGACGGCTCGGTGAAGTCGGGCCCGGCGACGACGGCCCTCGCGGCCAAGGAGCTGAAGGTCGACGGCGACCAGATCACCCTCGCCTGA
- a CDS encoding penicillin acylase family protein, translating into MPRPTAPRRLLAGATAAVGVAALLVAAPAPTPTPASAAAKAPGLTSTFAANDYCLGECGDIVPPGQNGSATLVEILANQTLGTLPRHSADQLGKYADLVYGYAGLRPEQIGSFFNDASFGVPSGQVERDYSPRADVRIVRDRATGVPHVTGTTRGGTMYGAGYAGAEDRLFTMDLMRHVGRGTLTPFAGGAPSNRELEQSVWRNSPYTEADLAAQVEALRAKGPRGEQLYADVQEYIAGVNAYIGVCMANRNCPGEYVLTGHLDAITNEGGPEPFTMTDLIAIAGVVGGLFGGGGGTEMQSALVRIAARAKYGPTEGDKVWAGFRNQNDPETVLTLHDGQSFPYGSASPDAASVALPDAGTATVEPIFTDPTGSAASRATGSSGSELAAALSGLTIDPAHRGMSNAAVVSAANSATGHPVAVFGPQTGYFSPQLLMIQELQGPGISARGAAFAGLNLYVLLGRGQDYAWSATSSIHDITDTYAVPLCTTDGSAPTLASDRYLFRGQCVAMEQLAHTNKWKPTAADTTPAGSYKLVAWRTKLGLVAWRGTVGGKPHAFTHLRSTYRHEADSAIGFQMFNDPTEMGTADAFLASAGNVEYAFNWFYVNSTQSAYFNSGLNPLRAAGSNPNLPMKAEPAYEWQGFQPDTNTASYAPRSAHPNSVDQDYYVSWNNKQAKDFGGADGNFSFGAVHRGDLLDKPLKAGIAAGRKYDRATLTSLVEQAGVTDLRGVEVLDELIRVLESQPVGDAALAAEIAKLKAWRQAGALRVETAKGSKVYQHADAIRTFDAWWPLLVRGMFRDQLGTDLYQALINAIQINESPSGQQQGDKSTLPTSANEAQAHKGSSFQYGWWGYVDKDLRAVLGDPVAGGLGRSYCGGGVLAGCRQVLLDTLKAAAATPATTTYPGDSTCAAGDQWCADTIVQSPLGGIKHAPIAWQNRPTYQQVVSFPARRGDDVSNLAAGKAVTASSAQLGYAASKAVDGDLGTRWASSWADDQTLTVDLGSARPVGRVALAWESAYAKSYRIEVSTDGTTWRTAWSTTAGDGGTDVVAFPVETARYVRMRGLTRATTYGFSLWEMSVYAR; encoded by the coding sequence ATGCCCCGTCCCACCGCCCCGCGTCGCCTGCTGGCCGGCGCGACCGCCGCCGTCGGCGTCGCCGCCCTGCTCGTCGCCGCACCCGCCCCGACCCCGACGCCCGCGAGCGCCGCCGCGAAGGCGCCCGGCCTCACCAGCACCTTCGCCGCCAACGACTACTGTCTCGGCGAGTGCGGCGACATCGTGCCGCCCGGCCAGAACGGCAGCGCCACCCTCGTCGAGATCCTGGCCAACCAGACCCTCGGCACGCTGCCCCGGCACTCCGCCGACCAGCTCGGCAAGTACGCCGACCTCGTCTACGGCTACGCCGGGCTGCGCCCCGAGCAGATCGGCTCCTTCTTCAACGACGCCTCCTTCGGAGTGCCGTCCGGGCAGGTCGAGCGGGACTACTCGCCCCGCGCCGACGTGCGGATCGTGCGGGACCGGGCCACCGGCGTCCCGCACGTCACCGGCACCACCCGGGGCGGCACCATGTACGGGGCCGGCTACGCCGGCGCCGAGGACCGGCTGTTCACCATGGACCTGATGCGCCACGTCGGCCGGGGCACCCTCACCCCGTTCGCCGGCGGGGCCCCCAGCAACCGGGAGCTGGAGCAGAGCGTCTGGCGCAACTCGCCGTACACCGAGGCGGACCTGGCGGCGCAGGTCGAGGCGCTGCGCGCCAAGGGCCCGCGCGGCGAGCAGCTCTACGCCGACGTCCAGGAGTACATCGCGGGCGTCAACGCCTACATCGGCGTGTGCATGGCCAACCGCAACTGCCCCGGCGAGTACGTCCTCACCGGGCACCTCGACGCGATCACCAACGAGGGCGGCCCGGAGCCGTTCACGATGACCGACCTGATCGCCATCGCCGGCGTCGTCGGCGGCCTGTTCGGCGGCGGTGGCGGCACCGAGATGCAGTCCGCGCTGGTCCGCATCGCCGCCCGCGCCAAGTACGGCCCGACCGAGGGCGACAAGGTGTGGGCGGGCTTCCGCAACCAGAACGACCCGGAGACGGTGCTGACCCTGCACGACGGGCAGAGCTTCCCCTACGGTTCCGCCTCCCCCGACGCGGCGAGCGTGGCGCTGCCCGACGCCGGCACGGCCACGGTCGAGCCGATCTTCACCGACCCGACCGGCTCCGCCGCCAGCCGGGCCACCGGCAGCAGCGGCTCGGAGCTGGCCGCGGCGCTGTCCGGGCTGACCATCGACCCGGCCCACCGGGGCATGTCCAACGCGGCCGTGGTCTCCGCCGCCAACTCCGCGACCGGGCACCCGGTGGCGGTGTTCGGGCCGCAGACCGGCTACTTCTCCCCCCAGCTGCTGATGATCCAGGAGTTGCAGGGCCCCGGCATCAGCGCCCGGGGCGCGGCGTTCGCCGGCCTCAACCTCTACGTGCTGCTCGGCCGGGGCCAGGACTACGCCTGGAGCGCCACCTCGTCGATCCACGACATCACCGACACGTACGCGGTGCCGCTGTGCACCACCGACGGCAGCGCGCCGACGCTGGCCAGCGACCGCTACCTCTTCCGGGGGCAGTGCGTGGCGATGGAGCAGCTCGCGCACACCAACAAGTGGAAGCCGACGGCGGCCGACACCACGCCCGCCGGCTCGTACAAGCTGGTGGCCTGGCGCACGAAGCTCGGCCTGGTCGCCTGGCGCGGCACCGTCGGCGGCAAGCCGCACGCGTTCACCCACCTCCGCTCCACCTACCGGCACGAGGCGGACTCCGCGATCGGCTTCCAGATGTTCAACGACCCGACGGAGATGGGCACCGCCGACGCCTTCCTCGCCTCGGCGGGCAACGTCGAGTACGCGTTCAACTGGTTCTACGTCAACTCCACCCAGTCGGCGTACTTCAACTCCGGGCTCAACCCGCTGCGGGCCGCCGGGTCCAACCCGAACCTGCCGATGAAGGCCGAGCCCGCGTACGAGTGGCAGGGCTTCCAGCCCGACACGAACACCGCCAGCTACGCGCCGCGCTCCGCGCACCCGAACTCGGTGGACCAGGACTACTACGTCAGCTGGAACAACAAGCAGGCCAAGGACTTCGGCGGGGCCGACGGCAACTTCAGCTTCGGCGCGGTGCACCGGGGCGACCTGCTGGACAAGCCGCTGAAGGCCGGCATCGCCGCCGGCAGGAAGTACGACCGGGCCACGCTGACCAGCCTCGTCGAGCAGGCCGGCGTGACCGACCTGCGCGGGGTCGAGGTGCTCGACGAGCTGATCCGGGTGCTGGAGAGCCAGCCCGTCGGCGACGCCGCCCTGGCCGCCGAGATCGCGAAGCTGAAGGCGTGGCGGCAGGCCGGCGCGCTGCGGGTGGAGACGGCCAAGGGCTCGAAGGTCTACCAGCACGCCGACGCCATCCGCACCTTCGACGCCTGGTGGCCGCTGCTGGTGCGGGGCATGTTCCGCGACCAGCTCGGCACCGACCTCTACCAGGCGCTGATCAACGCCATCCAGATCAACGAGTCCCCCTCCGGCCAGCAGCAGGGCGACAAGTCGACCCTGCCCACGTCCGCCAACGAGGCCCAGGCGCACAAGGGCTCGTCGTTCCAGTACGGCTGGTGGGGGTACGTCGACAAGGACCTACGGGCGGTCCTCGGCGACCCGGTCGCCGGGGGCCTCGGCCGCAGTTACTGCGGCGGTGGCGTCCTCGCCGGCTGCCGGCAGGTCCTGCTCGACACGCTGAAGGCCGCCGCCGCGACGCCGGCCACCACCACCTACCCGGGCGACAGCACCTGCGCGGCCGGCGACCAGTGGTGCGCCGACACGATCGTGCAGTCGCCGCTGGGCGGGATCAAGCACGCCCCGATCGCCTGGCAGAACCGGCCCACCTACCAGCAGGTGGTGTCGTTCCCGGCGCGGCGCGGTGACGACGTGTCGAACCTCGCCGCCGGGAAGGCGGTGACCGCGTCGAGCGCCCAGCTCGGCTACGCCGCCAGCAAGGCCGTCGACGGCGACCTGGGCACCCGGTGGGCCAGCTCCTGGGCCGACGACCAGACGTTGACGGTCGACCTGGGCTCGGCCCGGCCGGTGGGCCGGGTGGCGCTGGCCTGGGAGTCGGCGTACGCGAAGTCGTACCGGATCGAGGTCTCCACCGACGGCACGACCTGGCGCACGGCGTGGTCCACCACGGCCGGCGACGGCGGCACCGACGTGGTCGCGTTTCCGGTCGAGACCGCGCGGTACGTGCGGATGCGGGGCCTGACCCGGGCCACGACCTACGGCTTCTCGCTGTGGGAGATGTCGGTCTACGCCCGCTGA
- a CDS encoding jacalin-like lectin — protein MRPTRLLASVTLLAALLPPATPAAAAPAAGAAPAPAAASGGFSVLTYNVAGLPEPLSGGSPATNTRPIGERVNAYDIVHVQEDFNYHADLYATDRHPYRTATSGGVPFGDGLNTMSSYPVSDFVRVRWDDCHGTDCLTPKGFSRSRIRLAEGVYVDFYDVHTNAGSDEPDLAARRSNIDQLSAYVQANSAGNAVIVAGDLNARYTRTGDNIRDLVAANGLTDVWVQQERGGVPPAAGSPALTCDPANVTNACEVVDKILYRGNRLIDLDLDRYRNEHAAFLDPAGAPLSDHYPHAAWFTWTLADGLRASDTWGGPHGTPFTDLDAVGPRVTAVSLRAGSRLDQIGVLLADGASPTHGGAGGTPATLTLADGEYVDRVTLTQGKKDGRTRIFSVRLTTNLGRALAGGTPTADAVTFTAPPGGRLAGFFGRSGSEVDQLGVLWSVGAGG, from the coding sequence ATGAGACCCACCCGCCTGCTCGCGTCCGTGACGCTGCTGGCCGCCCTGCTGCCCCCGGCCACGCCGGCCGCCGCCGCGCCCGCCGCCGGGGCCGCCCCCGCGCCCGCCGCCGCCTCGGGCGGCTTCTCGGTGCTCACCTACAACGTCGCCGGCCTGCCCGAGCCGCTGTCGGGCGGCAGCCCGGCGACCAACACCCGGCCCATCGGCGAGCGGGTCAACGCCTACGACATCGTGCACGTCCAGGAGGACTTCAACTACCACGCCGACCTGTACGCCACCGACCGGCACCCGTACCGCACCGCCACCAGCGGGGGCGTGCCCTTCGGCGACGGCCTCAACACGATGTCGAGCTACCCGGTGTCGGACTTCGTCCGGGTGCGCTGGGACGACTGCCACGGCACCGACTGCCTCACCCCGAAGGGCTTCAGCCGGTCCCGCATCCGGCTCGCCGAGGGCGTCTACGTGGACTTCTACGACGTGCACACCAACGCCGGCAGCGACGAGCCGGACCTGGCCGCCCGGCGGTCCAACATCGACCAGCTCTCCGCGTACGTGCAGGCGAACTCCGCCGGCAACGCGGTGATCGTGGCCGGCGACCTCAACGCCCGATACACCCGCACCGGCGACAACATCCGCGACCTCGTGGCCGCCAACGGCCTCACCGACGTGTGGGTGCAGCAGGAGCGCGGCGGGGTGCCCCCGGCCGCCGGCAGCCCGGCGCTGACCTGCGACCCGGCCAACGTCACCAACGCCTGCGAGGTCGTCGACAAGATCCTCTACCGGGGCAACCGGCTGATCGACCTCGACCTCGACCGCTACCGCAACGAGCACGCCGCGTTCCTCGACCCGGCCGGCGCGCCGCTGTCCGACCACTACCCGCACGCCGCCTGGTTCACCTGGACCCTCGCCGACGGGCTGCGCGCCAGCGACACCTGGGGCGGCCCGCACGGCACCCCGTTCACCGACCTCGACGCCGTCGGCCCCCGGGTCACCGCCGTCTCGCTGCGCGCCGGCTCCCGCCTCGACCAGATCGGCGTCCTCCTCGCCGACGGCGCGAGCCCCACCCACGGCGGCGCGGGCGGCACCCCGGCCACCCTGACCCTGGCCGACGGCGAGTACGTCGACCGGGTCACCCTCACCCAGGGCAAGAAGGACGGCCGGACCCGGATCTTCTCCGTCCGGCTCACCACCAACCTCGGCCGCGCCCTCGCCGGGGGCACCCCGACCGCCGACGCGGTGACCTTCACCGCCCCGCCCGGCGGCCGGCTCGCCGGGTTCTTCGGCCGCAGCGGCAGCGAGGTGGACCAGCTCGGCGTGCTCTGGAGTGTCGGGGCGGGCGGCTAG